ACCTGACAACCGAGATCATGCGTGCCCTTGAGCGTCAGGCGCCGTATCTTGAACGGCCAAGGCTTCTCCTGATCGAGCGGAGCGGCTTGCGCCCAGACCTCGACATCGTGGCCAAGGCGGGCGGCGGCGCAGGCGATCTCCTCCGCAAACGTCGCGATGCCGCCACGTTTCGGATAAAATTCATGTGTGATCAGGATAATCGGTTCCGCGTGTGGTTTTTCAGACATCTTGATGCGTGTGATGACAGTTTTTTATGTCAAAAATGTTGAGAATGAGCAACCTGTAGAAAAGTCAAAAACTCATGGAAAAAAGAAATGAAGGATTCTTGCTTTTGGATTATGAGACTTTTTTATCAGACGCCTTATCCTATAGTTGGAATTAGAATCATGGCCTGTGTGATGGTTGGAACCACAAGAATCATTGCCTTACTGTCCACACAGAGGGAGATCCGTTCCTTCGGTACTGTAATGCATGATGATGCTTCTTATAATAAGAAACCCGGATATGATGCTGACCGTCATAGTGCTCCGTGACAGGGATGAGAATGAATCATTGTCTTGCATTTAATCACAATTTATTTATATTCCTACATATTTTTTTACGATGACCGATTCCGCCAACAACAACCCGTCCAAAGACGATTCTTCCAAGAACACCGCTGGCACCACCCCGCCATTGCCCACCCAAACGCAGGAAAATGACGAAGCGGCGTTGCGCGAATCCTTGAAACGCTGCTCGCCCGTTACGGTCGAGGCGGCGCTGGCCTTCCGGGTCACGCGCGATCCGGCGTTTGTGCCAGCCATTGTTATCGGCATCGTGGAGCGGTTTGTGGAGCCCGATTTGCGTTCGAAACTCAAGGGCGGCGCGGACGACGTGCGCCTCATCGACGATCTCGGCATCGACTCGCTCACGATGATGGAAATCGTGATTCTGGTGGAGGAGGTCCTGCAGGTGCAGATCAATAACGACGAGTTGCGCAACCTGCGCAGCATCGGGGAAGTAAAAGTGTTTATTGATTGCAAGCTCCGCGGCGTGCCGCCGCCGGCCCCGGCGCGTTTCCTGCCCATCGAGCAGATCGCCGCCGTCATGCCGATGCAGCCGCCGTTTTTGTTTCTCAACGAAGCGTCCGTCGGCGCCTCGGGCGCGGAGGGGAAATACAAGATCACCGGCGACGAGTTCTTCCTCCAGGGCCACTTCAAGGGCAACCCCGTCATGCCCGCATCCATGATGCTTGAGGCGCTGGGCCAGCTCGCCGTGCTCGCGCTTGTCGAGGGGATCATCCCTTCCGAAGACGGCCTCGCGGTCGAT
This genomic stretch from Termitidicoccus mucosus harbors:
- a CDS encoding phosphopantetheine-binding protein; protein product: MTDSANNNPSKDDSSKNTAGTTPPLPTQTQENDEAALRESLKRCSPVTVEAALAFRVTRDPAFVPAIVIGIVERFVEPDLRSKLKGGADDVRLIDDLGIDSLTMMEIVILVEEVLQVQINNDELRNLRSIGEVKVFIDCKLRGVPPPAPARFLPIEQIAAVMPMQPPFLFLNEASVGASGAEGKYKITGDEFFLQGHFKGNPVMPASMMLEALGQLAVLALVEGIIPSEDGLAVDPATIYFTSCEGVRCHRICRPGDLLSLSVKPKRAKMPLATFEGQIRVGQEKAVVVEEITLTFGYAGAPAAGTAPVENTTATALETTDSAATAPANS